In a genomic window of Cuculus canorus isolate bCucCan1 chromosome 4, bCucCan1.pri, whole genome shotgun sequence:
- the SCRG1 gene encoding scrapie-responsive protein 1 isoform X1, which yields MKIVSALLLLSSLLGTPAVPSQRPSCYKRALNDHSCHNIPEGTENLRQIDDGLQDHFWEGKGCKVICYCNLNELLCCPKDIFFGPKISFVIPCNNQ from the exons ATGAAGATAGTCTCGGCGCTGCTTCTGCTGAGCTCCCTCCTGGGCACCCCTGCAGTGCCCTCCCAGCGCCCCTCTTGTTACAAGAGGGCCCTCAATGACCACAGCTGTCACAACATCCCTGAAGGCACAGAGAACCTTCGACAAATTGATGATGGTCTGCAAGATCACTTTTGGGAAGGGAAGGGCTGCAAGGTGATCTGTTACTGCAACTTGAATGAATTGCTCTGCTGCCCAAA GGATATTTTCTTCGGACCAAAGATATCTTTTGTGATCCCCTGCAACAATCAGTAA
- the SCRG1 gene encoding scrapie-responsive protein 1 isoform X2 has product MTEDSAGSFSKTLMERDATNLVRVPLVSTGKMIRKARKHNRTFFPGLVAINTFIHTIERTQPAQSNFLKYPAAGSFAKMKIVSALLLLSSLLGTPAVPSQRPSCYKRALNDHSCHNIPEGTENLRQIDDGLQDHFWEGKGCKVICYCNLNELLCCPKDIFFGPKISFVIPCNNQ; this is encoded by the exons ATGACTGAGGATTCAGCAGGCAGTTTTTCCAAAACTTTAATGGAGAGAGACGCTACTAATCTTGTACGAGTGCCCCTTGTTTCAACAGGCAAGATGATcaggaaagcaaggaaacaCAACCGGACATTTTTCCCTGGTTTGGTAGCAATCAATACATTCATACACACCATCGAGAGAACACAGCCAGCTCAAAGCAATTTTCTCA AATACCCTGCTGCAGGAAGCTTCGCAAAAATGAAGATAGTCTCGGCGCTGCTTCTGCTGAGCTCCCTCCTGGGCACCCCTGCAGTGCCCTCCCAGCGCCCCTCTTGTTACAAGAGGGCCCTCAATGACCACAGCTGTCACAACATCCCTGAAGGCACAGAGAACCTTCGACAAATTGATGATGGTCTGCAAGATCACTTTTGGGAAGGGAAGGGCTGCAAGGTGATCTGTTACTGCAACTTGAATGAATTGCTCTGCTGCCCAAA GGATATTTTCTTCGGACCAAAGATATCTTTTGTGATCCCCTGCAACAATCAGTAA